A stretch of Aythya fuligula isolate bAytFul2 chromosome 1, bAytFul2.pri, whole genome shotgun sequence DNA encodes these proteins:
- the LRRC17 gene encoding leucine-rich repeat-containing protein 17, with translation MQVITIIVLLLLCKASDFRKTRSRNLRNNERERISRKASSTVKRNALGLPCDIYTYLHEKYLDCQERKLIFVAPDWPEDLKHMLLARNRIRKLKNNMFSKYKVLKSLDLQQNDILKIESQAFFGLNKLTTLLLQHNQIKTLSEEIFIYMPNLNYLRLYDNPWHCNCELETLVTMLQVPTNRNLGNYAKCVHPIELKNQKLKQIKAGQLCSEEDRQDPKNIKQEKPVKPEFDSSLCHIYVFPVPTLNCKRKDLKKVPGNIPPDIVKLDLSNNKIRQLRSKEFEDVSELKVLNLNSNGIAYIDPASFSGLNNLEELDLSNNSLQNFEYGVLEDLYFLKVLWLRENPWRCDYNIHYLFYWLKHHYNVHYNGLECKMPEEYKGWSVGKYVRSYYEECPKDKLPVYPETFDLDKDDEEWERQKGQTVQTAKKHSVIVTVIGK, from the exons ATGCAAGTAATTACTATTATAGTACTTCTACTTCTTTGTAAAGCATCTGACTTTAGGAAGACAAGGAGTAGGAATTTGAGAAACAATGAAAGGGAAAGAATCTCAAGGAAAGCATCTAGCACTGTTAAGCGCAATGCCCTAGGCCTACCGTGTGATATATACACTTATCTTCATGAGAAATACTTAGACtgtcaggaaagaaaactgatttttgtgGCACCTGATTGGCCTGAGGATTTGAAACACATGCTGCTAGCAAGAAACAGGATTCGTAAATTGAAGAATAATatgttttctaaatataaagTATTGAAAAGTCTGGATTTACAGCAGaatgatatattaaaaattgaGAGCCAGGCTTTCTTTGGTTTGAATAAACTTACCACACTCTTACTCCAGCATAACCAAATCAAGACTTTATCTgaggagatttttatttatatgccCAATCTAAACTACCTACGTCTTTATGATAATCCCTGGCATTGCAACTGTGAACTAGAAACTCTTGTTACAATGCTACAGGTTCCAACAAACAGGAATTTGGGAAATTATGCCAAGTGTGTGCACCCAATagaactgaaaaatcagaagctaaaacagataaaagctgGACAGCTATGTAGTGAAGAGGACAGACAGGACCCTAAGAACATAAAACAGGAGAAGCCTGTCAAACCAGAATTTGATTCCTCTTTGTGCCACATCTATGTATTTCCTGTACCAACTCTGAACTGCAAGAGGAAAG atttaaagaAAGTTCCAGGTAACATACCTCCAGATATAGTTAAACTTGATTTGTCCAACAACAAAATTAGACAACTAAGATCCAAGGAATTTGAAGATGTCAGTGAACTGAAGGTATTAAACCTAAACAGTAATGGAATAGCTTACATTGATCCTg CTTCTTTCTCAGGACTCAACAACTTAGAGGAGCTGGATCTATCAAACAACAGCTTGCAGAATTTTGAATATGGAGTACTAGAGGATCTTTACTTTCTGAAAGTACTATGGCTGAGAGAGAATCCTTGGAGATGTGATTACAACATTCATTATCTTTTCTACTGGTTGAAGCATCACTACAATGTTCACTACAATGGCTTAGAATGCAAAATGCCTGAGGAATACAAAGGATGGTCTGTTGGAAAATACGTTCGAAGTTACTATGAGGAGTGTCCAAAAGACAAGCTGCCCGTTTATCCAGAAACTTTTGATTTGGACAAAGATGATGAGGAATGGGAACGACAAAAAGGACAAACAgttcaaacagcaaaaaagcacAGTGTAATTGTCACAGTGATAGGCAAATAA